A stretch of the Papaver somniferum cultivar HN1 chromosome 6, ASM357369v1, whole genome shotgun sequence genome encodes the following:
- the LOC113289109 gene encoding probable E3 ubiquitin ligase SUD1 isoform X2 yields the protein MLGNSFSDRVEFFLKFPLLSSSMHWAVGIIYMFQIHISTSLLQRVLRKEVLEFLQNLADPISIILHGLTNEVHLQASRFLFSIAVNGILMIYLVYLPVTLAIWLAPTIFPLHISVSEPFTEIPVVMLLLQLCLPYAIELRETVADLIHQWVTSVCCVLGLSDFLCSRPGDIGGKDNVKVETEQDEVHDGIAAQDPKESTFTSQNFDGVENCASDPSDNGYALVLRVVLLVVLAWITWLLFSSSLTIVSLPLGHVLFSFFSNLPITHGIECNDLYAFFIANISIWTSFTGARYFIRHFKLKAGITPLRFRDFCKLFCIIVESCVILSLWIIVIPVLIGLLFEFSFMVPVGALVVKGPPLLLCQDWAVGFFFFKLGEHWCC from the exons ATGCTTGGGAACTCATTTTCTGATAGGGTAGAATTCTTTTTGAAATTCCCTTTATTAAGTTCTTCGATGCATTGGGCGGTAGGAATCATATACATGTTCCAGATACACATTTCTACTAGCCTTCTTCAAAGG GTTTTGCGTAAAGAAGTTCTAGAGTTTCTTCAGAATTTAGCAGATCCAATCAGCATCATTTTACATGGACTTACGAATGAGGTGCATTTGCAAGCTAGTCGATTCCTGTTCTCAATTGCCGTTAATGGCATTTTGATGATATATCTAGTATATTTACCGGTTACACTGGCCATTTGGTTAGCACCAACCATCTTCCCTCTGCATATTTC TGTATCTGAGCCATTCACAGAGATTCCTGTAGTCATGCTTCTGCTCCAGTTATGCTTACCTTATGCAATTGAACTGCGGGAAACAGTTGCCGATCTAATCCATCAGTGGGTTACCTCAGTTTGCTGTGTACTTGGCTTAAGTGATTTCTTGTGTTCGAGACCTGGGGACATTGGCGGGAAGGACAATGTGAAAGTGGAAACGGAGCAGGACGAAGTGCATGATGGAATTGCTGCTCAAGATCCAAAAGAAAGTACTTTCACCTCACAGAATTTTGATGGTGTTGAAAACTGTGCAAGTGATCCGAGTGATAATGG CTATGCTTTGGTACTCCGTGTTGTGTTGTTGGTTGTACTGGCATGGATAACGTGGCTCCTCTTCAGTTCATCTTTGACTATCGTATCCCTACCACTAGGACATGTACTGTTCAGTTTCTTTTCTAATCTCCCAATAACTCATGGCATCGAGTGCAATG ATCTGTATGCCTTCTTTATTGCAAATATTTCCATCTGGACTTCTTTCACTGGAGCAAGATACTTCATCAGGCACTTTAAACTTAAAGCAGGGATAACGCCTTTACGGTTCAGGGATTTCTGCAAGTTGTTTTGCATTATCGTTGAGAGTTGTGTTATATTATCACTTTGG ATCATTGTTATTCCAGTGTTAATAGGGCTTTtatttgagttttcattcatggtGCCAGTTGGAGCATTGGTGGTTAAAGGCCCACCTTTGCTCTTGTGTCAGGATTGGGCAGTGgggttcttcttctttaagcTGGGAGAACATTG GTGTTGCTGA
- the LOC113289109 gene encoding probable E3 ubiquitin ligase SUD1 isoform X3: MLGNSFSDRVLRKEVLEFLQNLADPISIILHGLTNEVHLQASRFLFSIAVNGILMIYLVYLPVTLAIWLAPTIFPLHISVSEPFTEIPVVMLLLQLCLPYAIELRETVADLIHQWVTSVCCVLGLSDFLCSRPGDIGGKDNVKVETEQDEVHDGIAAQDPKESTFTSQNFDGVENCASDPSDNGYALVLRVVLLVVLAWITWLLFSSSLTIVSLPLGHVLFSFFSNLPITHGIECNDLYAFFIANISIWTSFTGARYFIRHFKLKAGITPLRFRDFCKLFCIIVESCVILSLWIIVIPVLIGLLFEFSFMVPVGALVVKGPPLLLCQDWAVGFFFFKLGEHWCC, from the exons ATGCTTGGGAACTCATTTTCTGATAGG GTTTTGCGTAAAGAAGTTCTAGAGTTTCTTCAGAATTTAGCAGATCCAATCAGCATCATTTTACATGGACTTACGAATGAGGTGCATTTGCAAGCTAGTCGATTCCTGTTCTCAATTGCCGTTAATGGCATTTTGATGATATATCTAGTATATTTACCGGTTACACTGGCCATTTGGTTAGCACCAACCATCTTCCCTCTGCATATTTC TGTATCTGAGCCATTCACAGAGATTCCTGTAGTCATGCTTCTGCTCCAGTTATGCTTACCTTATGCAATTGAACTGCGGGAAACAGTTGCCGATCTAATCCATCAGTGGGTTACCTCAGTTTGCTGTGTACTTGGCTTAAGTGATTTCTTGTGTTCGAGACCTGGGGACATTGGCGGGAAGGACAATGTGAAAGTGGAAACGGAGCAGGACGAAGTGCATGATGGAATTGCTGCTCAAGATCCAAAAGAAAGTACTTTCACCTCACAGAATTTTGATGGTGTTGAAAACTGTGCAAGTGATCCGAGTGATAATGG CTATGCTTTGGTACTCCGTGTTGTGTTGTTGGTTGTACTGGCATGGATAACGTGGCTCCTCTTCAGTTCATCTTTGACTATCGTATCCCTACCACTAGGACATGTACTGTTCAGTTTCTTTTCTAATCTCCCAATAACTCATGGCATCGAGTGCAATG ATCTGTATGCCTTCTTTATTGCAAATATTTCCATCTGGACTTCTTTCACTGGAGCAAGATACTTCATCAGGCACTTTAAACTTAAAGCAGGGATAACGCCTTTACGGTTCAGGGATTTCTGCAAGTTGTTTTGCATTATCGTTGAGAGTTGTGTTATATTATCACTTTGG ATCATTGTTATTCCAGTGTTAATAGGGCTTTtatttgagttttcattcatggtGCCAGTTGGAGCATTGGTGGTTAAAGGCCCACCTTTGCTCTTGTGTCAGGATTGGGCAGTGgggttcttcttctttaagcTGGGAGAACATTG GTGTTGCTGA
- the LOC113289109 gene encoding probable E3 ubiquitin ligase SUD1 isoform X1 has protein sequence MSLQICLLKFRMIACFHVLQKWLLKPWLQTVLDQEKPQAAYASHFQCTKAQTYKMVLRKEVLEFLQNLADPISIILHGLTNEVHLQASRFLFSIAVNGILMIYLVYLPVTLAIWLAPTIFPLHISVSEPFTEIPVVMLLLQLCLPYAIELRETVADLIHQWVTSVCCVLGLSDFLCSRPGDIGGKDNVKVETEQDEVHDGIAAQDPKESTFTSQNFDGVENCASDPSDNGYALVLRVVLLVVLAWITWLLFSSSLTIVSLPLGHVLFSFFSNLPITHGIECNDLYAFFIANISIWTSFTGARYFIRHFKLKAGITPLRFRDFCKLFCIIVESCVILSLWIIVIPVLIGLLFEFSFMVPVGALVVKGPPLLLCQDWAVGFFFFKLGEHWCC, from the exons ATGTCGTTACAAATTTGTCTGCTGAAATTCAGAATGATTGCCTGCTTTCATGTGCTACAAAAGTGGTTGTTGAAACCCTGGCTGCAAACAGTATTGGACCAGGAGAAGCCTCAAGCAGCGTATGCAAGCCACTTTCAATGTACCAAAGCTCAGACCTATAAGATG GTTTTGCGTAAAGAAGTTCTAGAGTTTCTTCAGAATTTAGCAGATCCAATCAGCATCATTTTACATGGACTTACGAATGAGGTGCATTTGCAAGCTAGTCGATTCCTGTTCTCAATTGCCGTTAATGGCATTTTGATGATATATCTAGTATATTTACCGGTTACACTGGCCATTTGGTTAGCACCAACCATCTTCCCTCTGCATATTTC TGTATCTGAGCCATTCACAGAGATTCCTGTAGTCATGCTTCTGCTCCAGTTATGCTTACCTTATGCAATTGAACTGCGGGAAACAGTTGCCGATCTAATCCATCAGTGGGTTACCTCAGTTTGCTGTGTACTTGGCTTAAGTGATTTCTTGTGTTCGAGACCTGGGGACATTGGCGGGAAGGACAATGTGAAAGTGGAAACGGAGCAGGACGAAGTGCATGATGGAATTGCTGCTCAAGATCCAAAAGAAAGTACTTTCACCTCACAGAATTTTGATGGTGTTGAAAACTGTGCAAGTGATCCGAGTGATAATGG CTATGCTTTGGTACTCCGTGTTGTGTTGTTGGTTGTACTGGCATGGATAACGTGGCTCCTCTTCAGTTCATCTTTGACTATCGTATCCCTACCACTAGGACATGTACTGTTCAGTTTCTTTTCTAATCTCCCAATAACTCATGGCATCGAGTGCAATG ATCTGTATGCCTTCTTTATTGCAAATATTTCCATCTGGACTTCTTTCACTGGAGCAAGATACTTCATCAGGCACTTTAAACTTAAAGCAGGGATAACGCCTTTACGGTTCAGGGATTTCTGCAAGTTGTTTTGCATTATCGTTGAGAGTTGTGTTATATTATCACTTTGG ATCATTGTTATTCCAGTGTTAATAGGGCTTTtatttgagttttcattcatggtGCCAGTTGGAGCATTGGTGGTTAAAGGCCCACCTTTGCTCTTGTGTCAGGATTGGGCAGTGgggttcttcttctttaagcTGGGAGAACATTG GTGTTGCTGA